One window from the genome of Leucobacter aridicollis encodes:
- a CDS encoding TetR/AcrR family transcriptional regulator — MKQSQVVSDVIRAAVELFAQRGYANTSVQDIVDAAGVTKGAMYHYFESKDDLLFGIYDRVLSLQQTHLDEIMNAGGEVDDVLRAVCVDVLETSIEYLAEGTVFFRSMDMLSEPRRKEVVRRRRAYNDEFATLVKRGQLEGKYRDDIPVPVLIAHFFSDVHYLSYWYSEETPEDRTLAAVQITDLFMSSLRRPDAYPADSGDDARLARHDAR, encoded by the coding sequence ATGAAGCAATCACAGGTAGTCAGCGACGTGATTCGCGCCGCTGTTGAGCTCTTCGCCCAGCGAGGATACGCGAACACGAGCGTGCAAGACATTGTCGACGCAGCGGGAGTGACCAAAGGGGCGATGTACCACTATTTCGAGTCGAAAGACGACCTGCTGTTCGGAATCTATGACAGGGTCCTGTCGCTGCAACAGACACACCTAGACGAGATCATGAACGCTGGTGGAGAGGTTGACGATGTGCTGCGGGCCGTGTGCGTTGACGTCCTTGAAACCTCGATCGAATACCTCGCGGAGGGGACTGTGTTTTTTAGAAGCATGGACATGCTTTCTGAACCCCGACGCAAGGAGGTTGTGCGGCGCCGACGCGCGTACAACGATGAGTTTGCAACCCTCGTGAAGCGAGGACAGCTCGAGGGGAAATACAGGGACGATATTCCTGTCCCAGTACTCATCGCCCACTTTTTCAGCGACGTCCACTACCTCTCATACTGGTACTCAGAGGAGACACCAGAGGACCGGACGCTCGCGGCAGTGCAGATCACAGACCTGTTTATGTCGAGTCTAAGGAGACCAGATGCCTACCCCGCAGATTCCGGAGACGATGCGCGCTTGGCGCGTCACGACGCTCGGTGA
- a CDS encoding NADPH:quinone oxidoreductase family protein: protein MPTPQIPETMRAWRVTTLGEPADALTLSTVTTPVPKAGEVLIRVGAVAANFPDVLLARGEYQVKPELPFVPGVECSGSVVAVGDGVTNVSVGDRVVAYSIGLLAEYAVVPADAVQLIPDSLDDARAAGLTIAYQTAWFALHRRARLGSGEWLLVHAAAGGVGAAAVQLGAAAGARVIGVVGTEAKAAVAREAGAEHVILRGDDVAAEVKRITGGHGADVVFDPVGGDAFIVSTKSIAFEGRIVVIGFASGTIPELAMNRPLIKNYAVLGLYWGLYQEKAPHLVSEAHAELVRLFEAGAIAPIIDHTVSFEDAPSALTALATANTVGRVIIEVAS, encoded by the coding sequence ATGCCTACCCCGCAGATTCCGGAGACGATGCGCGCTTGGCGCGTCACGACGCTCGGTGAGCCAGCCGACGCGCTTACACTCTCAACGGTCACAACGCCGGTACCAAAAGCCGGCGAGGTCCTCATCCGCGTCGGCGCCGTCGCGGCAAACTTCCCAGATGTGCTGCTCGCGAGAGGCGAGTATCAGGTCAAGCCAGAGCTCCCGTTTGTGCCCGGAGTGGAGTGCAGCGGCAGCGTAGTCGCGGTCGGTGACGGGGTGACTAACGTCAGCGTGGGCGACAGAGTCGTCGCCTACAGCATCGGACTGCTCGCGGAGTACGCTGTCGTTCCCGCGGATGCAGTGCAACTGATCCCGGACTCGCTCGACGATGCGCGGGCCGCGGGACTGACGATCGCCTACCAAACTGCGTGGTTCGCGCTGCACAGGCGAGCACGCCTCGGCTCAGGAGAATGGCTGCTCGTGCACGCCGCAGCCGGCGGGGTCGGTGCGGCAGCGGTGCAGCTCGGAGCCGCGGCAGGGGCCCGAGTCATCGGTGTCGTTGGAACCGAGGCGAAAGCCGCCGTGGCGCGCGAGGCGGGCGCCGAGCACGTCATTCTGCGCGGCGACGACGTTGCGGCCGAAGTGAAACGGATCACCGGCGGGCACGGGGCAGACGTTGTCTTCGACCCGGTCGGGGGAGACGCCTTCATTGTCTCAACGAAATCGATCGCATTCGAAGGCCGCATCGTCGTCATCGGTTTCGCGAGCGGAACCATTCCCGAGCTCGCCATGAATCGGCCGCTCATCAAGAACTATGCAGTACTCGGCCTCTACTGGGGGCTCTACCAAGAGAAAGCTCCGCACCTCGTCAGTGAGGCCCACGCAGAGCTCGTGCGGCTGTTCGAAGCCGGAGCGATTGCGCCAATCATCGACCACACTGTCTCGTTCGAGGACGCCCCGTCAGCGCTGACGGCGCTTGCAACGGCGAATACTGTCGGCCGCGTCATCATCGAGGTGGCGTCGTGA
- the rpmI gene encoding 50S ribosomal protein L35, whose product MPKQKTHSGAKKRFKVTGSGKLMKQQAGMRHNLEVKSSRRKRRLNAEQVLSKGDAKQAMKLLGH is encoded by the coding sequence ATGCCAAAGCAGAAGACCCACTCGGGGGCCAAGAAGCGCTTCAAGGTAACCGGCTCCGGCAAGCTGATGAAGCAGCAGGCCGGCATGCGCCACAACCTTGAGGTCAAGTCCTCGCGTCGTAAGCGCCGCCTGAACGCAGAGCAGGTGCTGTCCAAGGGTGACGCCAAGCAGGCGATGAAGCTCCTCGGCCACTAA
- a CDS encoding NADPH-dependent F420 reductase, with translation MTRVAVLGVGKVGTAIARAALAAGHEVTVAGSGDAEPVRFITEIMAPGVGVATAHDAVEGSDIVVLSIPLPKLASLDPEMLAGRIVVDAMNHWEPTDGALPALFDGHATTSEAVAAHLVGARVVKALNHIGYHGMEADARGFGADDRRGLVAVSDDAVAANEVAEFVASLGFDVIAAGPLSRSAAVEPGSTIFAGSFSAVDVARLLGEAGAHAHVAQKVDLAEQFDGA, from the coding sequence ATGACGCGGGTCGCGGTGCTCGGCGTTGGTAAGGTTGGCACTGCAATCGCGCGTGCGGCTCTCGCTGCCGGTCACGAGGTGACGGTCGCGGGCTCCGGTGACGCCGAGCCCGTGCGATTCATCACTGAGATCATGGCGCCCGGTGTGGGCGTTGCGACGGCGCACGACGCGGTCGAAGGGAGCGACATTGTCGTCCTCTCGATCCCGCTCCCAAAGCTTGCGAGCCTCGACCCCGAGATGCTTGCGGGCCGGATCGTTGTCGACGCAATGAACCACTGGGAACCGACTGACGGCGCACTGCCCGCACTCTTCGACGGCCACGCCACGACGAGCGAGGCGGTGGCTGCACACCTCGTTGGCGCGCGGGTTGTGAAGGCACTGAACCACATCGGCTACCACGGGATGGAAGCAGATGCTCGCGGGTTCGGCGCCGACGACCGTCGCGGGCTCGTAGCCGTGTCAGACGACGCGGTGGCAGCGAACGAGGTCGCCGAATTCGTTGCGAGTCTCGGATTCGACGTGATCGCCGCGGGGCCGCTTTCGCGCAGCGCCGCTGTCGAGCCTGGGTCCACGATCTTTGCTGGCAGCTTCTCCGCCGTCGACGTCGCGCGCCTCCTCGGTGAGGCCGGCGCGCACGCCCACGTCGCACAGAAAGTCGACCTGGCAGAGCAATTCGACGGGGCCTAA
- a CDS encoding SDR family NAD(P)-dependent oxidoreductase, with product MTDLAGKVALVTGGARGIGEAYARALHAAGARVVLADVLVDEGAALAAELGDGAHFVELDVRDEAQWGSAVATTVAVFGAIDVLVNNAGVANAAPIEHFTLEKWDAVIGVNLTGVFLGCKAVVPTMKRQGGGSIINISSVEGMRGSPGLHGYTASKYGVRGLSASLAVELGPAGIRVNSVHPGFIETQMSARIDPDRLDIPLGRPGTPEDLAGTIVFLASDASSFTSGAEFVVDGGMIAGIPHR from the coding sequence GTGACCGACCTCGCTGGAAAAGTCGCGCTCGTCACTGGGGGAGCGCGCGGAATCGGCGAGGCCTACGCGCGGGCCCTTCACGCAGCAGGCGCCCGCGTTGTGCTCGCAGATGTACTCGTGGACGAGGGCGCCGCGCTCGCCGCAGAGCTCGGCGACGGCGCCCACTTTGTCGAGCTCGACGTGCGCGACGAGGCGCAGTGGGGCAGCGCAGTAGCCACTACCGTCGCGGTCTTCGGCGCGATCGACGTGCTCGTTAACAACGCTGGGGTCGCGAACGCGGCCCCCATTGAGCACTTCACCCTCGAGAAGTGGGACGCAGTGATCGGGGTGAACCTCACCGGCGTCTTCCTCGGTTGCAAGGCGGTCGTGCCCACAATGAAGCGCCAGGGCGGCGGCTCGATTATCAACATTTCATCGGTCGAAGGAATGCGCGGCAGTCCCGGCCTGCACGGCTACACGGCATCGAAGTATGGGGTGCGTGGTCTCTCTGCCTCGCTCGCGGTCGAGCTCGGGCCTGCAGGGATCAGGGTGAACTCGGTTCACCCTGGATTCATTGAGACGCAGATGTCGGCAAGGATCGATCCTGATCGGCTTGATATCCCGCTCGGACGCCCCGGAACCCCGGAGGATCTCGCGGGAACAATCGTGTTTCTCGCGAGTGACGCATCGTCGTTCACGAGTGGCGCAGAGTTCGTCGTAGACGGTGGAATGATCGCGGGCATCCCGCACCGCTAG
- a CDS encoding AzlC family ABC transporter permease, with protein sequence MSLAAQPESGEPWRAQVAQGVRDSLGVGIGIFPLGVALGILVVQAGLPLWVAPALSIVIFAGSVELLLVSMLAAGAPLLTIAVTVFAVNFRHVFYALSFPLSRVKPGLPRAYSVYALIDEAYATYVLMPARQLTSARILSGQVMMQLYWVGGGLIGLAIARALPAPIEGFEFALAATFTVMTVDAVRSKRQVPSALLAALASAVAIAAFPGNTMLAALVIFAALLAVRYAVEARLDREAHGPEATEGAPE encoded by the coding sequence ATGTCTTTAGCCGCGCAGCCCGAAAGCGGGGAGCCTTGGCGCGCCCAGGTCGCGCAGGGAGTCAGAGATTCCCTCGGCGTCGGGATCGGCATCTTCCCACTCGGAGTTGCACTCGGCATCCTCGTCGTCCAGGCAGGCCTCCCGCTCTGGGTAGCACCCGCGCTCTCTATCGTCATCTTCGCCGGCTCGGTTGAACTGCTGCTCGTAAGCATGCTCGCGGCCGGCGCACCGCTGCTCACAATCGCAGTGACGGTGTTTGCAGTGAACTTCAGGCACGTCTTCTATGCGCTGTCGTTCCCGCTGTCGCGAGTGAAGCCGGGCCTCCCCCGTGCATACTCCGTGTACGCGCTCATCGACGAGGCGTACGCAACCTACGTACTCATGCCCGCTCGTCAACTCACGAGTGCCCGCATTCTCAGCGGCCAGGTCATGATGCAGTTGTACTGGGTGGGCGGCGGACTCATCGGCCTCGCAATCGCTCGAGCACTGCCTGCGCCGATCGAAGGCTTCGAGTTTGCACTCGCCGCAACGTTTACTGTGATGACAGTCGACGCCGTCCGCTCGAAGCGGCAAGTCCCGTCAGCGCTGCTCGCAGCCCTGGCTTCGGCGGTCGCGATCGCGGCCTTCCCTGGCAACACTATGCTCGCGGCTCTCGTGATCTTCGCCGCGCTCCTCGCGGTCAGGTACGCGGTTGAGGCACGTCTTGACCGCGAGGCCCACGGACCGGAGGCAACGGAAGGAGCCCCCGAGTGA
- a CDS encoding winged helix-turn-helix transcriptional regulator, with the protein MKTVSAPHSAQQLHAIDDDECRLFREAAELAGRKWTAAILLSLARGAERFSEIHASIEGISDRLLAARLRELETQGLVTRTVVPSTPVQIRYGLTPSGGELITILQPLVRWAKRSGAREAASEQEPAD; encoded by the coding sequence GTGAAGACAGTTTCCGCACCACACAGCGCCCAGCAACTGCACGCGATCGACGACGACGAATGCAGGCTCTTTCGCGAGGCAGCAGAACTCGCCGGCCGAAAATGGACCGCCGCGATCCTGCTCTCGCTCGCTCGCGGCGCCGAGCGATTCTCGGAGATCCACGCGAGCATCGAAGGCATCTCAGACAGGCTGCTCGCGGCGCGCCTGCGCGAACTCGAAACCCAGGGACTCGTCACGCGCACCGTCGTACCGAGCACCCCAGTGCAGATCCGCTACGGCCTTACGCCATCGGGCGGCGAACTCATCACGATCCTGCAGCCACTCGTGCGCTGGGCGAAACGGTCAGGCGCCCGCGAGGCCGCCAGCGAGCAAGAGCCAGCCGACTAG
- a CDS encoding LLM class flavin-dependent oxidoreductase produces MQLGVYSFGNQATDPVTGELVSTAQAQRDLLEAIVLADQVGLEFFGIGEHHTEEMPASAASVILGAAAGQTKRIRLASAVTVLSTDDPVRVFQQFATLDALSNGRAEITAGRGSSVESYPLFGYKLEDYDRLYAEKLELLLRVNEHATVTWSGTVRAALDDELVVPRPDRGSLPIWLGTGGSPNSTVRAGQLQLPVSYGIIGGDPARFKALADLYRRAWATGPETTRQPLISVGNPGFIGETNREARDTFWPTWYRGMADIGRRRGFAPPVREHFEIEAEGGALFVGEPEQIANRIIRLHGAMGHSRQFLQMDFLGLPQRELLRSIELLGTKVKPLVDAELGPEPEVVPNPLDGGPAPVETGAAS; encoded by the coding sequence ATGCAGCTCGGAGTCTACAGTTTCGGAAATCAGGCGACGGATCCCGTGACCGGTGAACTCGTCAGCACGGCTCAGGCGCAGCGCGACCTGCTCGAAGCGATCGTGCTCGCCGATCAGGTCGGGCTCGAGTTCTTCGGTATCGGGGAGCACCACACCGAGGAGATGCCAGCTTCGGCTGCCTCGGTGATCCTTGGCGCCGCCGCAGGCCAGACCAAGCGAATCAGGCTCGCGAGCGCGGTGACGGTGCTGAGTACGGATGACCCTGTGCGCGTCTTTCAGCAGTTCGCGACCCTCGACGCCCTGTCGAATGGGCGTGCCGAGATCACGGCGGGTCGCGGCTCTTCGGTCGAGTCATACCCGCTGTTCGGGTACAAGCTTGAAGACTACGACAGGCTCTACGCCGAGAAGCTCGAGCTCCTGCTCAGGGTGAACGAGCACGCGACGGTCACCTGGAGCGGCACGGTGCGCGCAGCGCTGGACGACGAGCTTGTTGTGCCGCGCCCAGACCGAGGGTCGCTTCCGATCTGGCTTGGTACTGGCGGAAGCCCCAACTCGACCGTGCGCGCAGGGCAGCTGCAGCTACCTGTGTCGTACGGGATTATCGGCGGCGACCCTGCACGGTTCAAAGCGCTCGCCGACCTCTACCGCCGCGCGTGGGCGACCGGGCCGGAGACGACGCGGCAGCCTCTCATCTCAGTCGGAAACCCGGGCTTCATTGGTGAGACCAATCGCGAAGCGCGAGACACGTTCTGGCCGACCTGGTACCGCGGGATGGCAGATATCGGCCGCCGCCGTGGATTTGCGCCACCTGTTCGAGAGCACTTCGAGATCGAAGCCGAGGGCGGAGCGCTCTTTGTCGGCGAGCCCGAGCAGATCGCGAATCGCATCATCAGGCTCCACGGCGCCATGGGCCACTCCCGGCAGTTCCTGCAGATGGACTTCCTCGGGCTGCCGCAGCGCGAACTGTTGCGCTCGATCGAGCTGCTTGGCACGAAGGTGAAGCCGCTCGTCGACGCTGAGCTGGGGCCCGAGCCCGAGGTCGTGCCGAACCCGCTCGACGGCGGACCCGCTCCAGTGGAGACGGGAGCCGCATCATGA
- a CDS encoding DUF1844 domain-containing protein: MSEQNADSAAQTTNHDAVYPEGDEAAQAVRDIADVAAVEVITTAAVHLLSAAAVKVGLADDPDSQIDLDEARKLINALAGLITAGAPEVSDMHARSLRDGLRSVQLAFREASPIPDAIGKGPGEKYTGPVN; the protein is encoded by the coding sequence ATGAGCGAGCAGAACGCCGACTCGGCGGCACAGACCACCAACCACGACGCGGTGTACCCGGAAGGCGACGAGGCCGCGCAGGCGGTTCGCGACATCGCTGACGTCGCCGCGGTTGAGGTCATCACTACCGCTGCAGTCCACCTGCTGAGCGCGGCCGCCGTGAAGGTGGGCCTCGCCGACGACCCAGACAGCCAGATCGATCTCGATGAGGCTCGCAAGCTCATCAATGCCCTGGCTGGGCTCATCACCGCAGGCGCGCCCGAGGTGAGCGATATGCACGCCCGCAGCCTGCGTGACGGCCTGCGCTCCGTCCAGCTCGCGTTCCGCGAGGCGTCGCCGATCCCTGACGCAATCGGCAAGGGTCCCGGCGAGAAGTACACCGGTCCGGTCAACTAG
- a CDS encoding MetS family NSS transporter small subunit codes for MTPIAVTFLVLALTIIWGGLIASTVFLGRRSEVAAYPEGGEDLAGERIEE; via the coding sequence ATGACCCCCATTGCGGTTACGTTTCTGGTGCTTGCGCTGACGATCATCTGGGGCGGACTCATCGCGAGCACGGTCTTCCTTGGACGCCGCTCGGAGGTTGCAGCCTACCCCGAGGGCGGCGAAGATCTCGCCGGTGAACGAATCGAGGAATAG
- a CDS encoding branched-chain amino acid transporter permease, which yields MTWYLISAIAIGGLITFGLRVLPFAMLKPLRKSKFVRALGEWMPAGIVLILAVVVLRDEIVALGDHWWMALAATAVTVAVHLTCGRRILLSIAAGTGAYIALVNLL from the coding sequence GTGACCTGGTATCTCATCTCTGCGATCGCCATTGGCGGTCTCATCACGTTCGGGCTCCGCGTCCTGCCGTTCGCGATGCTCAAACCCCTCCGCAAGTCGAAGTTCGTGCGCGCACTCGGTGAGTGGATGCCAGCGGGAATCGTGCTGATCCTCGCCGTCGTCGTGCTGCGCGACGAGATCGTCGCTCTCGGGGATCACTGGTGGATGGCCCTGGCAGCCACCGCGGTGACGGTGGCGGTGCATCTCACCTGCGGCAGGCGCATCCTCTTGAGCATCGCCGCCGGCACGGGCGCCTACATCGCGCTCGTCAACCTGCTCTGA
- the rplT gene encoding 50S ribosomal protein L20 has translation MARVKRAVNAHKKRRVILERAEGYRGQRSRLYRKAKEQVTHSLVYAYNDRRKKKGDFRRLWIQRINAGARANGLTYNRFIQGLALAGVEVDRRMLSELATNEPAAFATLVEVAKKALPEDTSAPKVAA, from the coding sequence ATGGCAAGAGTAAAAAGGGCCGTCAATGCCCACAAGAAGCGTCGCGTAATTCTTGAGCGCGCCGAGGGCTACCGCGGTCAGCGTTCGCGCCTGTACCGCAAGGCCAAGGAGCAGGTTACCCACTCGCTCGTCTACGCGTACAACGACCGTCGCAAGAAGAAGGGTGACTTCCGTCGCCTGTGGATCCAGCGCATCAACGCTGGTGCGCGTGCCAACGGCCTCACCTACAACCGCTTCATCCAGGGCCTCGCGCTCGCCGGTGTTGAGGTTGACCGTCGTATGCTCTCGGAGCTCGCGACCAACGAGCCCGCAGCATTCGCGACTCTCGTTGAGGTTGCCAAGAAGGCTCTCCCCGAGGACACTTCGGCTCCCAAGGTTGCTGCCTAA
- the infC gene encoding translation initiation factor IF-3: MRSEEQAISDPRTNDRIRVSEVRLVGPSGEQVGVVPIDTALRLAAEADLDLVEVAPNSKPPVAKIMDFGKFKYEAAQKAKEARRNQANTVLKEVRFRLKIDKHDYETKVKRAVGFLEQGDKVKAMILFRGREQSRPEQGVRLLQQFAEHIAEYGTVESNPRIDGRNMVMVIAPLKNKSEAKAEQNARRAEEKASRRAEKPAAESAAKAAEPAAE, translated from the coding sequence TTGAGATCAGAGGAGCAGGCGATCAGCGATCCCCGTACGAATGACCGAATCCGCGTTTCCGAGGTGCGACTGGTAGGACCCAGTGGCGAGCAGGTCGGAGTCGTGCCGATCGATACTGCACTGCGCCTTGCAGCAGAGGCGGATCTCGATCTCGTTGAGGTTGCGCCGAACTCGAAGCCTCCCGTTGCCAAGATCATGGACTTTGGCAAGTTCAAGTACGAGGCAGCTCAGAAGGCCAAGGAAGCGCGCCGCAACCAGGCGAACACCGTTCTCAAGGAGGTTCGCTTCCGCCTGAAGATTGACAAGCACGACTACGAGACCAAGGTCAAGCGTGCTGTCGGCTTCCTCGAGCAGGGCGACAAGGTGAAGGCAATGATTTTGTTCCGTGGCCGCGAGCAGTCGCGTCCGGAGCAGGGCGTACGCCTCCTGCAGCAGTTCGCTGAGCACATTGCCGAGTACGGCACTGTCGAGTCGAACCCCCGGATTGATGGCCGCAACATGGTGATGGTCATTGCTCCGCTCAAGAACAAGTCCGAGGCGAAGGCTGAGCAGAACGCTCGCCGCGCTGAGGAGAAGGCGTCGCGTCGCGCTGAGAAGCCTGCCGCAGAATCCGCCGCCAAGGCAGCGGAACCCGCCGCCGAATAA
- a CDS encoding TrmH family RNA methyltransferase, translated as MVTELIENPKAPRVKRVAALARKKERNATGRFLVEGPQAVRELLTYRPGLAEVVYATTGTEAWQLELDRLASGAGIDVERATPQVIQAMAETVQPQGVIAVARIPEATLEDALAGAKLVAVMHEVRDPGNAGAVLRAADAAGADAVVFSGESIDPWHPKVVRSTTGSLFHLPVVTEGSLDAVVAAAREAGLETIAADVRGDEITDVRSQLGGGIAWVFGNEARGLGETEREVIGRSIRLPIYGAAESLNLATAASVLLYETAFAQRA; from the coding sequence CTGGTGACTGAACTCATCGAGAACCCGAAGGCCCCGCGCGTGAAGCGCGTCGCAGCGCTCGCTCGGAAGAAGGAGCGAAACGCGACCGGCCGCTTCCTTGTTGAGGGGCCGCAGGCTGTTCGCGAGCTGCTCACGTACCGCCCCGGGCTCGCCGAAGTTGTCTACGCGACGACTGGCACGGAGGCCTGGCAGCTCGAACTTGACCGCCTTGCCTCTGGTGCTGGAATCGACGTTGAGCGCGCGACGCCGCAGGTCATTCAGGCGATGGCCGAGACTGTGCAGCCACAGGGAGTCATCGCCGTCGCGCGCATTCCTGAGGCGACGCTTGAAGATGCTCTCGCCGGGGCGAAGCTCGTCGCCGTGATGCACGAGGTGCGCGATCCTGGTAACGCTGGCGCGGTGCTGCGCGCGGCTGATGCCGCCGGCGCTGATGCTGTCGTGTTTTCTGGGGAGTCAATCGACCCGTGGCATCCGAAGGTTGTTCGCTCAACGACAGGGTCACTGTTTCATCTTCCCGTCGTGACTGAGGGCTCGCTCGATGCGGTTGTCGCGGCCGCCCGTGAGGCTGGCCTTGAGACCATCGCTGCAGACGTGCGAGGCGACGAGATCACCGATGTTCGATCGCAGCTTGGCGGCGGCATCGCGTGGGTGTTTGGCAACGAGGCACGCGGGCTTGGCGAGACCGAACGTGAGGTCATTGGGCGCTCAATTCGCCTCCCCATCTACGGCGCCGCGGAGTCACTGAACCTTGCGACCGCCGCGAGCGTGCTGCTGTATGAGACAGCGTTCGCGCAGCGAGCCTAG
- a CDS encoding sodium-dependent transporter, with amino-acid sequence MTQRDTTAAPPRAEWTGQFGFIISAIGSAVGLGNIWRFPGVAYENGGGAFLIPYIVALLTAGIPILFLDYAIGHRFRGSAPLALRRLAGKLGEGIGWFQVMICVFIAIYYTAVLAWASSYFVFSFDLRWGSDAAGFFTGDYLQTAEAPFTMQFVPSVLIPLVLMWVVALVVLGAGVVRGVQRLNMIAIPLLVVGFLILVVRALFLPGAADGLNALFTPDFAALLDPSVWVAAYSQIFFSLSVAFGIMMTYASYRRRRSNMTSPGLVVAFGNSSFEILAGIGVFATLGFFAHQQGVAVADLDGLKGVGLAFMTFPAIAAQMPGGEIFGALFFGALTLAGLTSMISIMEVILAGVMDKFGLSRRGAVYGIGGVLALVSLALFGTTSGLTALDTIDNWANNIGIVASAVVMTITVLWIRRAGTELSGHLSALSTFKVGRTWLFFVSVLGPVVLGYMLVTTIIGLIQEPYSGYDTGYLAIVGWGSVVVMIAGSIALTLSPWRYDPTNFTPWPPVAQKSARAAAKAAKVADVTDNTQAMTNGADR; translated from the coding sequence ATGACGCAGCGCGACACCACAGCCGCCCCGCCCAGAGCAGAGTGGACGGGGCAGTTCGGGTTTATCATCTCGGCGATCGGATCTGCCGTTGGGCTCGGCAACATCTGGCGATTCCCCGGGGTCGCGTACGAGAACGGTGGCGGGGCGTTTCTCATCCCCTACATCGTTGCGCTGCTGACGGCTGGCATCCCGATCCTGTTTCTTGACTACGCGATCGGCCACCGGTTCCGCGGCTCGGCGCCGCTTGCGCTTCGCAGGCTCGCGGGCAAGCTCGGCGAGGGCATCGGCTGGTTCCAGGTGATGATCTGCGTGTTTATCGCGATCTATTACACGGCGGTGCTCGCGTGGGCATCGAGCTACTTCGTGTTCTCCTTCGACCTGCGCTGGGGCAGCGATGCGGCCGGATTCTTCACCGGTGACTACCTGCAGACCGCGGAAGCGCCGTTCACGATGCAGTTCGTGCCGAGCGTGCTTATTCCGCTCGTGCTCATGTGGGTGGTCGCGCTTGTCGTGCTCGGCGCCGGCGTCGTGCGTGGTGTGCAGCGTCTGAACATGATCGCGATTCCGCTGCTCGTCGTCGGGTTCTTGATCCTTGTCGTGCGCGCGCTCTTCCTCCCTGGCGCCGCCGATGGTCTGAACGCTCTCTTCACTCCCGACTTCGCCGCGCTGCTCGACCCGTCCGTCTGGGTCGCCGCCTACAGCCAGATCTTCTTCTCGCTCTCGGTCGCGTTCGGCATCATGATGACCTACGCCTCGTACCGCCGCAGGCGCTCAAACATGACTTCTCCGGGGCTCGTGGTTGCGTTCGGGAACTCGTCGTTCGAGATCCTCGCGGGCATCGGCGTCTTCGCGACGCTCGGGTTCTTCGCCCACCAGCAGGGTGTCGCCGTTGCCGACCTCGATGGGCTGAAGGGTGTCGGTCTCGCCTTCATGACCTTCCCAGCGATCGCGGCGCAGATGCCTGGAGGCGAGATTTTTGGCGCGCTGTTCTTTGGGGCGCTGACGCTCGCGGGCCTCACGTCGATGATCTCGATCATGGAGGTCATCCTCGCCGGCGTCATGGACAAGTTCGGTCTGAGCCGCCGCGGCGCCGTGTACGGCATCGGCGGGGTACTCGCGCTCGTCTCGCTCGCGCTCTTCGGCACGACATCGGGGCTCACCGCGCTCGACACCATCGACAACTGGGCGAACAACATCGGCATCGTCGCCTCGGCGGTCGTGATGACGATCACCGTGCTCTGGATCCGGCGGGCAGGAACCGAGCTGAGCGGGCACCTGAGCGCGCTCTCGACATTCAAAGTCGGCCGTACCTGGCTGTTCTTTGTGTCAGTGCTCGGTCCGGTCGTGCTCGGCTACATGCTCGTGACGACGATCATCGGGCTCATCCAGGAGCCCTACTCGGGCTACGACACTGGCTACCTCGCGATCGTCGGGTGGGGCTCCGTCGTCGTAATGATTGCCGGTTCGATCGCGCTGACGCTTAGCCCGTGGCGCTACGACCCCACCAACTTCACGCCCTGGCCGCCCGTCGCGCAGAAGTCTGCGAGGGCGGCAGCGAAAGCCGCGAAGGTGGCTGATGTCACTGATAATACTCAGGCAATGACGAACGGAGCCGACCGATGA